One window of Alkaliphilus metalliredigens QYMF genomic DNA carries:
- a CDS encoding YxeA family protein has protein sequence MKKILISCIVVVVVFASLYLLLREPFDRFNPLIEQEYVYVEIQNEPADDNGRYKYREQGVTESGETKRVIFTTSTRLDQGTLLKVLAKGTYTQGYKLINEDEMP, from the coding sequence ATGAAAAAGATCTTAATATCCTGTATTGTTGTAGTCGTTGTTTTTGCTAGCTTATACCTCTTACTTCGCGAGCCATTCGATCGTTTTAATCCATTGATTGAACAAGAATATGTCTATGTTGAAATTCAAAATGAACCTGCAGATGATAACGGAAGATATAAATATAGGGAGCAGGGTGTCACCGAAAGCGGAGAGACTAAACGAGTGATATTCACAACCAGTACTAGGCTCGATCAAGGCACACTCTTAAAAGTACTCGCCAAAGGTACCTACACACAAGGATATAAATTGATAAATGAAGATGAAATGCCATAA